ACAGAGCAGGAGGCCAAGCAAGAGATCCTTGAAAATAAAGATGTGAGCTGAATCTTGTTATCTTATAATTATTGTTAACAGTATGTTTGATCTGAATAGGTGCTGTGTATTTGATTTAGATTTTGTTGCTTCATTAATTTTACATGTGTTCTGTCGCAGGTGGTGGTTCAACATGTCAACATCCAGGGTCTGGGTAGAACTAAAGAGGATCTGCTGGGTTATGAGATCTCTGATGTTTTCCACGCTAAAAATCTCATTGACGTATGTATTAAAGACATAAATGTACCACACAGTTTGCACCGTGACTCTGATTTGATTAGTCTAACTATTTCCCACGTTTTCATTGACCACAGGTGATGAAAAAATCTCACATTGCCAGACAGAAGCTGCTGCGCCTGGGTATCTTTAAAGAGGTGGAGGTGCTTATCGATACCTCTGAAGGTAACTAACTCAGACCTAAAACGTATTATTGACACATTTACAGCTACAAaccactgacaaaaacaataagAATTTTGCTCTGATGTGTTATATCAAGCTGTGTTCTTTTGGAACagattttgtgatgttttatttctgtctgctaaatgtataaaaattttaGTGGCCTGAACCTTGAAAATAAACACAATTAGGTCAAAAACAATCCTTTACTGTCCTCAGGTACAGATGCTTTGCCCAATGGTCTGGATGTAACTTTTGAGGTGACGGAGGTAAAGCGCCTGACAGGAAGCTATAACACCATGGTCGGCAACAATGAAGGCAGCATGGTGAGCAAATGTTTACACATGACCCTCACATTTCATATTTACCTTTATGTTAGATTTACAGGAGCATGTTACCTACATCTGTATCAGTGATTACATCGGGtagaacaagcaaaaaaaaaggatgacTACATTTTacagggttcccatggggtcttaaaaagtcttgaatttacaaatctgcaataaatacctttaaaaaagtctttaaaatttattaaatttgatacggtaggtcttaagttatgttgccataaactgccataaatgtgtttaaatgtgtccatgagatgtccaagctgcaaagaaaatgatgttagtctactcagttctacctgttccaacccgacaatttatattgaaattaggaaccagttatcactaacCTTGCAGCCCCCattgagaaatgacttggaacggtgggaatcaaggcgttggagtaactaaatacattttcctaaattctatgattcatgaatttttgccagtatggctgtgaaatgggcattaaagttctaagtagtcttaaaaaggtcttatatttaacttgtagaaacctgtaggaaccctgattttAGTGTTTTACCACATTAGAATGGCTACATGGGTAATAAATAAACCCTGTGTTCTGTCTCACAGGTGCTGGGTCTGAAGCTGCCCAATATGTTTGGTCGAGCTGAGAAGCTGACCTTCCAGTTCTCTTATGGAACTAAGGAGACATCCTATGGCCTGTCCTTCTTTAAGCCCCAGCCTGGACACTTTGAACGCAAGTAATGAACTGTTAATCTCTTTCACAGGAACACAAATACTGTTGTCACTGCAACCTTAAATGCACCatgtttttttatatcttatttttCAGCCTCACTCTAAACATGTACAAAGTTACTGGCCAGTTCCCATGGAGTTCTCtaaaagagacagacagagggatgtCTGCAGAGCTAAATGTAAGTTGAACGTCTGTAAATGCTTTGGTCTGATTTTTATTGCTGCATCCACGTTGTTCCATTGACAAAAACTAGATGACTGGCTGGGGTTTTTTAATGGGTTGTCTGGTATCTAAATCACAAGTCTAAGGACAGTTGGTGTAGAACATTGTATAGATTGTAaagttcaaaatgttttattgaacTATATCACTAAAATTCCCTCAAACAGCAGCTATTGGGAACAATCCCCAATTTGAAAATACAGTGTCCGTCATCTTTTTCATCTTGGTCCAAatgaaaagactaaatataaatatagttgAACCCTTCGCAGTTTCATGCCATTATGGAAATAGTGAAAcgaattttccaaaattccatgTTAACAAGGAGTCAGTCTCAGACCACCTGAATTACAATATACTGAGAGGTAATTATGGATATTTTTGCCCAGTGACAATAAAATTCTTTCAAACACTGtagccttattttaagtgtaacaaCAACTGCAAACCACAGAGAAGCACGGAACCACAGGGAACACGGAGATTAATTTACCTAAAAACACAAAGGCAGTTCACTCAATGTGACCCTGTGTGTAAATGGGTTTAATTGCCGTTCATTCATTTCTGCTCAAGTTCTCCATCATCTTCTCATCCTACAGTTTCCTCTTGGGTGGACCAACCACACACTGAAATGGGAAGGTGTGTGGAGGGAGCTGGGCTGCCTGGCACGCAGTGCCTCCTTCGCTGTGCGAGAAGAGAGTGGACACTCGCTGAAATCTGCCCTCTCAGTACGAATGGCTCATCTGAAAATCTTAATGCGTCTTTACTGATGActctttctgtttttcagttAGTGTAAGTAATGATAGGAGGTGTTTAGGGGCATATTTAAAACATAATGCTGGTTTTGTTGTTCAGCACACAGTATCTGTTGATTCGAGGAATTCTGCAATATTCCCTAGCAGAGGTGCCTTACTGCGACTCAATCAGGTAAGTGTGCCCATGTATGTGAATATGCAAACAATATCTTTTCATATCCTGAGTAGTTTGAGACACATAAGCTCCTTTAAAAACACTTTAATAAGTCACTTTTTTATGGTGCACATTAATTTATACAAGAATTGTGCATTTGTCATGCCTGCTATAACATTGTGCTACCTCAGTAGAAAGTGAATAGAACAACAGTGGAAATAAATCCATTAgtgcttttaaaaatgtgaatttcatTTGTCTAATGTGAACAAGTTGACTCTGAGGTCTGTGTGTTGCTGTGCAGGAGTTGGCTGGGTACACTGGAGGAGATGCCAGCTTCTTGAAAGAGGATTTTGAGCTTCAGCTCAACAGACGGCTCTTCTGGGACTCGGTAGGACTGAAAGAATGGAGTCCACTGTATAATTTTGTGTTGAAGCTGCAATCAATGTGTTGTTTGACAGCTTCTATACACTGTATGAATGAATTGTTTAAACCTCTGTCAATCTCAGCTGTCAAAGACAAGTGTTACCTCAGAGAATCACTAGAGGGCGACAGAGCATTACTAACAATGGTTACATTGGTCTGTTTTACTGGATAATTTCTCTAGGAGGTTATGGTTGAGAATGTTTTGTGCTTCCTCAGGTTTTATCTGCTTCTCTTTGGGGTGGGATGCTTTATCCCCTTGGAGGACAACCTTCCTGCATCGCTGACAGGTATGGCAGATTTATGCAAACACCACCATCTGGCTTTGACACAGCAGGGACTGCTTAAAGAGACTCCTACAAATCTCTGCCTGTTTACACCAAACTGTGGTCTATGCAAAGAGATAGTTATGTAGATGTTAATGATCAGTTCCAAGAACACCAAATATGTAATCAATACCAAACCATCTTGTGTGGATGATTAAGAAGCTCTTGTTTTCTACCAGTTTATTTAAGACATCTGTATGAGTTCATTTATCAATGCTTTTACATCTGaaataacagttttgtttttattttaaacagAGCTGTGTGAATGCTTTAACAATGGTTTTGTATTTTATGCAGGTTTTACCTTGGAGGTCCCACCAGTGTACGAGGATTTGGGATGTACAGCATCGGGCCACAGAGCGAAGGTAAAATTACTGATCTGTCACTGAAAAACTGGAACTAATATATGTAGTGGTTAAAATACTCAGGATATTTGAATGTCAGTGGTTAGCATTTAGCTGTTGATTAATGCAAAATATGATTCACAACACACTCTGTTGAACACATGGTCTTAGAGttagcattatttatttatttatttatttaacctttatttaaccaagaaaaaagatcccattgagattaagaacctcttttccaagggagtcctggccaagagctACACCTTGTTCCACTTTTATGTGTACTGTATGGTGATGTTGAAAGAAATACATTCACTCCGATCTGTCATTGTATCAAAGCGTGAAAATATGTGAATAGATGAAAATAGACTGAAATTTTACATATGAAGAGAAGAAGTAAGGTGTTGCACCTGTCCCCACACTTAAGCAAATTGGACCAGATTATAAATGAAATTCAGCTCAGTCATGCCAATGTTGATTTTTAAAACACCATTTTTGTCTCCTACATCCTATAATAGTTTGTCTTGTCATTGCCCGTGTCTTCCAGGTGACTATCTAGGTGGTGAGGCTTACTGGGCAGGTGGTCTGCACCTCTACACCCCACTTCCCTTCAGACCAGGAAAAGGCGGCTTCGGTGACCTTTTCAGAACACACTTCTTCCTCAACGCAGGAAACCTGTGCAACCTCAACTATGGTGCGTGGACAGGAAACATTGCTCAATATTACATCTGCGACTGTTCAAACAGGTTGATGCTGGTTATTGTTGTGACGCAGTacatgtgtgtttgcgtgcaggTGAAGGTCCTCGGGCTCACCTTCAGAAGCTGGCGGAGTGTATTCGCTGGTCATATGGAGCAGGGATCGTGCTGCGGCTGGGAAACATTGCTAGACTGGAGCTCAACTACTGTGTACCCATGGGTGTTCAGAGTGGGGACAGGTAAGACTGTACCAGACTGTGACTCACAACAGACTGAACAGCAGTAACACTTCTGATCCATTCACAATGGAAAAATGAACAGATGTTTTAAATAATTTGTACTGGTTTGAAGCAGTTTTTATTGATGTTATCAGCTTATATTAAATGAGAAGTTTCTGTGTTGCTACAAAAgtttaattcaaaagaaattccCTCTCAAACTGGCTGCAAAGAATGACACGTACTTAATGCTATGTTGACATCTGCACATCCTGTTTGCTTTTGCTCTTAATTCTCAccccaaaaatacaaaacatgagAAACAAAATAGAGTTCCATTATGGAAGCCATCCCTTACATCTTTTCAACCTCCTCTTGTAGGATATGCGATGGTGTCCAATTTGGGGCGGGAATTCGTTTCCTGTGATGTCATCACTCCGCTGCCTGCTGTACTCGACGAGAGGCTGTGATCTGAAAAGGGAGAACGTCTTGTTATCTGTCACGTGTAACTTGTAGAGTGTAACACTAGCATGGATCCTTTGTCTTGGGGAATCATGCCTTGTCCCTAATCCTCCTTTGAAATGCACCAAATAAGGCTTCAGTGTTGGACCACACAACCAGATCAGTTTTTAAAATATCAAATGTAAATGTACCATGATCAGAAGTAATAATCACACTGAAAGGATATTAGAAAAACATTACACAACTGTGAAATCTAGTCCAGTTTTGTCCACTTTCCTTGAATGCACTATTTATTCTCTTCACCCTTTTTTGAAATCCTAGTTATTGCTAAATTATGTTTTTTCCGAAGTCAACTAGAGAGTGATTCATTTTGCAATTAAGTTGAGCCAGTTTTTCCGAAGTATAATTTCATTATTATTGTTGCTGTTCACAGTGTTTCTGGTTGAATTTAGATAAAGTTCAGAAACTGTCTCCAGCGCTGACGCCTTGTTAGTGGGAAAGTCATCTCTCAGTGATTTCACCCTCTTTGTTTCCTGTGGTGACACAAAGTAAATGGATTTTCCAGAATGTTGATGAGATTTTGGGCATGTTCCCTTTTGCCTTTCAGGACTGCTTCTTATCCAGGAGCATGACTTGTTGATAATTTTATTTGATAGTTAAATGTACACCACACACTCTTCTCACCTGATGAGTCCAATAGTTGTACTCTTTGTTTGAATGATTGGATGTGGAAGCAGCGAAGGGATGAACGACAGGAGAAACCAGCTTTTTTAATTAAGATGGGCTTGTACgaaggaatctgtcatcatgccAAAGCTGTTGGTTCATATACCTGTTGTTAAGGACAGTAGATTGGCAGCAGAGGTGGAAACCTGTGAGAGACATCCACCACCAGTGCTCTTACCGTTAGTCCTCTTTTTGATGTTGTGAAAGCTCTTGTATTCTGTTCACAAATAAATCACTGCTGCTCCCCTGATTTCTCTTTGTCTGTTGATCTATCCATTACACATTACATACCAGTCTTATTTCACACAGTATGCACTAGAATTCATTTAACATATTTAATGTTTTCTCTTATTTGACTTGATGAGGTCACATGACCCTGGTGTGGAAGGAAATCCTGAATGACTTTTCATTTAGGACTGAAACCTATAAAGTTAATATGTGGAGGTGAAATGACAGTAACATATTGTTAACTAGACTGCTGGGGCATATATGGTCATCAATGCAGAATGTTAGTGAGGCGTGGTAAGTCATAGTAACATAGTTTGCTGTGGTAACCAATATATGATAGCAGTGACTTGTTCAAAAGTGGAAATCACTAAATCTGTACAAGGGCAACAACATAACTAAGCACATTGATTTGGCTTCATAGATTTGTGTGGTGCCTTAATTTATAATCATACCCAGAtcagatagaaaaaaaacattctaaAGACAGTATTTCTTCCTGTTCTGCTGAATAATCATTACATTAGTGACCATCCTGTAGTGAGATAGATTTCATCTGAAAAAGAAATTGAAAGTTGTCTAATCATATGAGGGAAGGACTACAAATAGTAGGACACTTAGATATACTTatcagattcattcattcattcattcatccatccatccatccagaagGATGCTATTGGATCCACTTTGTTTTATGATCTGAAAAATTCAAGTTCTCTAAAATGCAATATTACCAGGCTTATCCAAAAGACAATCTGGTTAATACACAGACACACTGAAACATATGATTAATTACAAGAGTCAAGTAGTAGCCTTTGTCAAATGTGAggtttgatatttttgttttgtaaacttaGTGTTCCTCTCATGAAAAGGcatatacatacagtattttGCTGTGATAACTTATCATGTCACTTAAAGGAAAATGTCTATTCATCTTTTTCCATGAGGTATAAATCCACTGAAAGTCCAGATGTCAGTATTCTGGCAACATTTAAATACAGCTTTACTTGTAAATCGTTGTGAATTGGAGACATTCCAAGCTTCTCAAATGACCTGATCAGTGCGCATAAAGCCTGTTGGACATTTTTATTCACAGTTATTTATCTATTTGAAAGCTTCAGAGAATTATGAATAAGTCCAAAATCTGTACGTCATCAATGCAAATTGTGACATATATTtgcaaaaatgtttgtttgtgttcagaCTGAAATTCTAAATGAGACACTCATGTCTTTGGGACCATTGTGAGACTATTGTCTTTATTTACACTCAGGCCTATATTGTCAGGTCTTGACCTCTTTGAAACATGCAGAGTGAAGGCCAAATGTACTCTTCTTGCCAAAATCACAATGTGTGTCACTACCCTTCCTCCCTGCGCTGTAAAAGCTGTCAGTCTGAACCTTTGCTCCGCAGAATCCTGTGCAGGGCAGTTAAATGTGGACGGTGCCAGATGTATTTGACCAAAGACCTTGTTCTGTGTGGGAGTCTGGCCAGGTGTACGTCAAGTAAAAATTGGAAAACTGAAAAGTCACTGAAAGACAAAATGAATCGTTCTGAAAAAATCTTAGTGTGGTTAGAATAACATTTAATGTTAAACAGTAAGGATCAGTGCCAACACACAGTTATGGTTAAACATTATGCTTCATAAGTACTTTATCTACATAACTTGGGGAAGTATAATACTTTGGATTTTGGCAGTAGTTGTCAAAGCTTCTCAGGTCAAAAAATCACTCTTGCAGCAAATGTTTCAAAGTTGTAACTATTCTTAAATAGATGCATCTTTTAAATTAAACTGATTTTGGCGGGGTTGGGTATATTACTGGAAAGTACATGCTTTACACATAAATTGTTTAACTCTTGGAGATCTAAACACCAGCTGAAAACtacaagcatctgctgatctaaaatgttcaataacttttgaACTATTTATCCTATCGATACATTGATATAATTCATGCAAAATCCAGCCTCTCAACAGCATGAAATATGACCTATTTAGACATTCAACAGCTctggtgaatgtggaaacaccatcatgttctgtaacactgattcaccaataaaaccaatatattttgacaaataacagtagtTATAATCACCAGTTTTTATGGTTAGttgattatatattttgctgaaaaagtcact
This region of Sphaeramia orbicularis chromosome 12, fSphaOr1.1, whole genome shotgun sequence genomic DNA includes:
- the samm50l gene encoding sorting and assembly machinery component 50 homolog B, yielding MGTVHAKSLDPLPMHGRDLSVNPDDLVEAPETEQEAKQEILENKDVVVQHVNIQGLGRTKEDLLGYEISDVFHAKNLIDVMKKSHIARQKLLRLGIFKEVEVLIDTSEGTDALPNGLDVTFEVTEVKRLTGSYNTMVGNNEGSMVLGLKLPNMFGRAEKLTFQFSYGTKETSYGLSFFKPQPGHFERNLTLNMYKVTGQFPWSSLKETDRGMSAELNFPLGWTNHTLKWEGVWRELGCLARSASFAVREESGHSLKSALSHTVSVDSRNSAIFPSRGALLRLNQELAGYTGGDASFLKEDFELQLNRRLFWDSVLSASLWGGMLYPLGGQPSCIADRFYLGGPTSVRGFGMYSIGPQSEGDYLGGEAYWAGGLHLYTPLPFRPGKGGFGDLFRTHFFLNAGNLCNLNYGEGPRAHLQKLAECIRWSYGAGIVLRLGNIARLELNYCVPMGVQSGDRICDGVQFGAGIRFL